The Rana temporaria chromosome 4, aRanTem1.1, whole genome shotgun sequence genome contains a region encoding:
- the LOC120936071 gene encoding fucolectin-like isoform X2 yields the protein MTFQHIAVALWLLCGVSAQCNKNRNVALQGRATQSTIINSLHYGFLSDAINAIDGNQDPHFEHGSCSHTHNEVSPWWRVDLLKSYRISHISITNRINHGYRLNGAEILVGNSLSNNGNNNPRCGVITSIPDGKTQTYHCHGMVGRYVNIILRGKAQFLQLCEVQVWTSDSD from the exons ATGACATTTCAACACATTGCCGTCGCCTTGTGGCTCCTCTGTGGGGTTTCTGCTCAGTGCAATAAAA ATCGGAATGTGGCCCTTCAAGGTCGAGCAACTCAGTCCACAATTATAAACAGTCTACACTATGGCTTCCTGTCAGACGCAATAAATGCCATCGATGGGAACCAGGATCCGCATTTTGAACACGGTTCCTGCTCCCATACACATAATGAAGTGTCTCCCTGGTGGAGGGTGGACCTGCTGAAATCTTACAGAATTTCCCACATCTCCATCACTAACAGAATCAACCATGGTTACAGACTAAATGGGGCTGAAATTCTGGTTGGAAACTCTCTGAGTAACAATGGAAACAATAATCCCAG GTGCGGGGTGATTACCTCTATCCCAGATGGAAAAACACAGACCTACCACTGCCATGGCATGGTTGGCAGATACGTCAATATAATTTTGCGTGGAAAGGCCCAATTTCTTCAATTATGTGAAGTTCAAGTCTGGACCTCTGACAGTGATTGA